TTCTAAAAAATTGGAGGAGGTGCAAGTAAAATCATTAAAGAAAAAGTTTAAAGATAAGACTTTTGCTAAAGGAGCAAATCGCGACCAAATCAAAACTTGTGAAGAATTTGGAATTTCTTTAGACGAATTTTTAGAGATTGCCCTTAATGAAATGAAAAAAATCGCACCACAGATAGGATTGTGAGGAATGGGAATGAATGTGAAGGAAAAACTTTTAGAATTAATGAATGAAGAAGATTATAAGCCTTCTAAAATAGAGGAAATAATGAAAATATTAGGGATAGACTATAGTCAAAAAAGCATTTTAGAAAAAATATTAAAAGAGATGGAAAAAGAAGGACTTGTTTTTAAAACAAAACGAGGTAAATATGCTCTTCCTGAAAGATTAGATTTGGTCAAAGGTAAGATTGAATTTCATTCAAGAGGCTATGGCTTTTTAATTCCCGAAGATAGCAATATAAAGGACATATTCATACCTGTAAGCGGCATGAACGGTGCAATGCATGATGACACTGTTTTGGTAAGAGTTACAAAAAGGGTGGATGGAAAGAGTGAAGAGGGAGAAGTTGTAAAAATTCTCAAAAGGGCAAATACAACTATTGTTGGAACTTACGAAAAAAGTAAAAATTTTGGCTTTGTAGTACCAGACAACAAAAAGATCCATCAAGATATATTTATTCCTAAAGGAGAAGATAAAGGCGCCAAAACAGGCATGAAAGTTGTAGCCAGAATTACTAAATGGCCTGAAGGAAGGCGAAGTCCTGAAGGGGAGATTATAGAAATATTAGGGTATAAAGGAGACCCTGGTATAGATGTAATGTCCATTATAAGGGAATATGATATTCCTGAAATTTTTCCTAAAGAGGTTTTAAAGGAAACAGAAGAGATATCGACAGAAATTCCTGAAGAAGAAAAAAAGAGAAGAATTGATTTGACTAACTTAAACTTTGTCACAATTGATGGAGAAGATGCAAAAGATTTAGACGACGCAGTATGTGTACAAAAACTTTCAGAGGAAAATTATCTTTTATATGTGAGTATTGCAGATGTGAGCCACTACGTAAAAGAAGGTTCTCATTTAGATAAAGAAGCATTAAAGAGAGGATGTAGTGTATATTTCATTGATAGAGTAATACCAATGTTACCTCCTAAGTTATCTAATGGTATTTGCAGTTTAAATCCGCAGGAAGAAAGACTGACTCTCACTGTTAAAATGAAAATAAACTCTCAAGGAGAAGTTGTAGACCATGAAATTTTTGAAAGCATTATAAAGAGCAAAGAGAGAATGACATATACGAATGTTTACAAACTCTTAGAAGAAAATGATGAAGAATTAAAAAAGAGGTATCAGTATCTATTGGAAGATTTTAAACTAATGAAAGAGCTAGCTCTTGTTTTGCTAGAGAAGAGGAAAAGAAGAGGCAGTGTAGATTTTGATTTTCCTGAAGCTAAAGTAATAGTAGACGAGAAAGGTAAGCCAATAGATATTGTAAAAGTTGAAAGAAATATAGCTCACAGGATAATTGAAGAATTTATGTTAGCAGCTAATGAAACGGTAGCGGAGCACATGCATTGGTTAAATGTACCTTTTGTTTATAGAATTCATGAACATCCGGATATAGAAAAGCTGATTGCTTTTAATAAGTTTATTCACAATTTGGGGTATCATATAAAAGGAATTGAAGGAGGACAAATACATCCGAAGTCTTTGCAAGAATTAATAAGACAAGTGAGAGGAAAGAGTGAGCAAAGAGTTGTAGAAACTTTGCTTTTAAGGTCTTTAAAAAGAGCAAGATACAGTCCAGAAGACATTGGCCATTATGCTTTGGCGACCCAATATTATACTCACTTTACTTCCCCCATAAGGCGATATCCTGACCTTATAATTCACAGGATAATCAAAGAATACATAAATGGAAAATTAACAAAAAAAAGGCAACGCCATTACAACAGAATTTTAAATGACATTGCTTTAAAATCTTCTGAGAGAGAAAGAGCAGCAGAAGCTGCAGAAAGAGAAATAGAAGAATTAAAGAAAGTAGAGTACATGGCAGATAGAATAGGGAATGTTTATAAAGGGATAATTTCCAACGTGACAAATTACGGATTTTTTGTAGAACTTGACAACACTGTGGAAGGGTTAGTAGATGTTGCTTCATTGGAGGATGACTATTACCATTTTGATCCAGAAAGATATGTTTTAATTGGTGAAAAGAGCAAAAAAGTTTACTCTATAGGTAAAGAGGTTTATGTAAAAGTTGTTCATGTAGATGTGGATAGGAGAGAAATAGACTTTGTTTTAGCAGAAGAAGAAAAAGATAATTTAGAGATTGGCTTAACCGAGCATAAAAGCTGAAACATATATTGACACTATTTAAAAATGTGTTATAATATAATAGCGATGAGGGTGCCCTATTTGTGACACACAAGTAGGGCAATTTTCTCCTAAAGAGGGTGTTTAAAATTTGGCGAAGGAAGAAATTAAAATAATCGCTCAAAACAAAAAAGCTTACCATGATTACTTCATTGAAGAGACTTATGAAGCAGGAATAGTGCTTAGTGGAACTGAAGTTAAATCTATTAGGATGGGGAAAGTCAATTTAAAAGATAGCTTTGCAAGAGTTGAAAACAACGAAGTTTATCTTTATAATATGCATATAAGTCCTTATGAAAAAGGCAATATATTTAATAAAGACCCCTTAAGGACTAGAAAATTACTTCTCAATAGACATGAGATTAATAAACTAATTGGTTATGTGACACGGAAGGGTTACACTTTAATTCCTACAAAGCTTTATTTAAAGCGAGGCCTTGTCAAAGTCGAATTAGCTGTAGCGAGAGGTAAAAAACTCTACGATAAGAGAGAAGATATTGCGAGAAGAGATGCAAAAAGAGAATTAGAAAAGCACTTTAAAGAAAAACAATTAGGCATATAACATGGGGGTGTACTGGTTTCGACGGGGGCAGTCGAGGTAAAAGTAGCGAGCCGAGTTGTCCGCCAGCTCGTAAAAATGGTGGAGTAAAAATAAACGCAGACAGAGAATTAGCTTACGCTGCCTAATTTAAGGTAGCCGTCCAACCTGAAATGCCCACGTTTCAGGATTGGGCGTCAAAAAAGTGGGGAACTGGTTTTGCTCAGGCTTCGGGGCAAAACCGGAACTTATGAAGCTACCGAGGCGGTTATCCTGTCGCTGGGAGAACCGCTGAGGGAAAGTTAAAACAGCGACTGCGCTCGGAGAAGCTTTTACTGTGACGCCTTCGGACCGGGGTTCGACTCCCCGCACCTCCACCAAAAATAAATATGGGGCTGTAGCTCAGTTGGGAGAGCGCCACAATGGCATTGTGGAAGTCGTGGGTTCAAGTCCCATCAGCTCCACCAGAAAATACTGAAAAATAGATGCACTTAGGGTTCATTTGCCTAAGTGCTTTTCTTTTTTACTACAAAATTGTTGTAATGGCCTAAAAAGATATAAAAGTTTATACATAAGTGTCATAGTAAAAATAGGATTTACAGGATTTATAAATAATTATGACTAAAAATTTATAAAATTGTAGCCGTGGCCACAGTTTTATTTATGTATTGTGATATAATTACAAAAAAATAAATCCATTTTAAAGGGGGATAGTTTATGATTAAGTTAATTGGTATTTTAATCATTATTGTGGGATTTATCTTGAAGCTCGATACTTTAGCAGTGGTTTTAATTGCTGGTATTGTGACTGGCCTGGTGGCAGGGGTACCTTTTCCTAAAATTGTAGAAATTTTAGGAAAAGCTTTTGTAGACAACAGATACATGTCTATATTTATTATCTCATTGCCTGTAATTGGAATACTTGAAAGGTATGGTCTCCGTGAAAGGGCTGCATATGTAATAGGAAAAATAAAAGCAGCTACAGTGGGAAAAGTAACTGCTTTATATTTAGTACTTAGGACATTGGCAGCGATGTTCGGCTTAAGGATTGGGGGACATGTACAATTTATACGACCTTTGATATTACCTATGGCAGAAGGGGCAGCAATGAATAGATATGGCGAAATAAAAAGCGAAGACCATGAAAGGATTAAGGGCTTAGAAGCTGCAGTAGAAAACTATGGTAATTTCTTTGGGCAGAATGCTTTTGTTGCAGCAGGAGGTGTTTTGCTAATTGTTGGTGTATTAAAAGAATTAAACTATACTGTAGAAGCTTTAGATATCGCAAAAGCGTCAATACCTATCGCGTTAATAATAATGGTAGTTGGTACTTTGCAGTTTTTCTATTATGACAGAAAATTTGACCAAAAGTATGGGATAAGAACGAGGTCCAAAAAAGAAAATAGGTAAAATGCTTAGGAAGGAGGAGTATTGAATGCTTAAGGATTCTTTAACTGAAATCCTATACATTATGATGGGCATAGTTTCTTTTTACTCAGCGTATGCTACACTAAAAGAAAAAAATCATCCTTCAAAAATCCCTACTGCTTTATTTTGGGGGTTATTAGGAATAATTTTTACATTTAGTCGAATAGGCTTATTGTGGGGTAATAAAAACATTTATATACCTGATATATATACAGGATACATGGTTATTGTATTGACTCTATTATCTGCATTTCGATTAGTCAAAATTGGAAAATTTGACGAATCAACCTCAGAATTTAAAGAACAAATGTCACAAAAAATTGGCAATCTAATTTTTGTTCCAGCTTTGGCTCTTGGCATAGTTACATTTATTGTTGCTCAAATATGGACAAAACAACTTGGCTCTCTTGTTGCATTTTGGATATCAACTGTAGTAGCTGCAATTTTAGCATTGGTGATTACAAAAGGGAAAGTTAAAGAAATGGCTGATGATGGTAGAAGATTACTTGAAGTAGTAGGACCTATAAGCATTTTACCGCAACTTCTTGCTGCTTTAGGAGCCGTTTTCACAGTTGCAGGTGTAGGTGAAGTAATAGCAAGTGGGATAAAGACAATTATTCCTCAGGGTAATATACTTTTAGGGGTAATTGCTTATTGTGTAGGAATGGCTCTATTTACAATGATAATGGGCAATGCTTTTGCAGCATTTGCGGTTATTACAGCAGGAATTGGAATTCCTTTTGTAATAGCTCAAGGAGGGAATCCGGTGATAGTAGCGGCTTTAGGTATGACAGCAGGATATTGTGGAACTTTAATGACACCAATGGCAGCAAATTTTAACATAGTTCCGACTGCAATATTGGAAATGGAAGATAAGAAATATGGAGTTATAAAATATCAAGTTCCTGTAGCTATTGCCATGCTCATTATTCACATAGTACTAATGTATTTTTGGGCGTTTTAATATTTTTATGAAAGGGTGATATGATAATGAAAATACTCGTAACAGCTTTTGATCCTTTTGGGGGGGAAAATATTAATCCTTCTTATGAAGTATTAAAAAACTTGAAAGATAATATAGAAGGTGCGGAGATAATTAAGATTCAAGTTCCTACTGTTTTTTATCTTTCTGTTGAGAAAGCAATAGAAAAAATAAAGGAAGTTAAGCCGGATGCAGTTCTAAGTATTGGACAGGCTGGCGGACGATATGATATAACTGTTGAAAGAATAGCGATTAATATTGATGATGCTAGAATTCCAGATAATATAGGGCAACAACCAATTGATACCCCGATTGACCCTGAAGGTGCTCCAGCTTATTTTGCTACTATTCCCATAAAAGAGATAGTAGAAGAGATAAAAAAAGAAAATATACCGGCATCAATTTCTAATACAGCAGGTACGTTTGTGTGCAATCATTTAATGTATGGAATTCTCAATTATGTTCACAATAACAGATTAAATATTAAAGCAGGCTTTATTCACATACCTTATTTGCCAGTGCAAGTTTTGAATAAGCCTTATACTCCTTCCATGTCTTTAGGGGATATGGTTAAAGCTATAGAAACTGCTATAAAAGTAATTGCAAAAAAAAGTAGATAGCAGTTATTTAGAAGAAATAAAAAAATTATTTGTATATGGGGAGAGATTATTACTTTCTATGATGATGGCAGCGTTTTGCCAAGTATTGATGAATTAGAGTCGTATTTTGGAGATAATCATGAAATTATGTATCTGAGAGAAAAAAGAGAAGTGTTTTATGAGGATGGCAAGAAAGAAGATGTAGATATTTATGTATATAAAAAGGACATAAAAAACGAGCCTCATATTTATATTGCAACGGGTGATTGGAGGGTATTTTTACTAAATAGATGAAACTATTTTAGGCATGGGGATTTTATGCTCCATGCTTTTTTGATATAAAAGATCAAAATATAGAAATATAATTTTGAAAATAGTATAATAAATTTTAAGGTTGACTTTTTTAATTAAACATATTGTAAAAATAGTAAAATTGTTGGTGCAATTTTTATTGTTTCAAACAGGAGAGAAGTGGGGAGCTGAAAGGGGATGACTATAAGTTCGGTATATAATGAAATGTTTGATATAAATCGACAGAAAGATATGAGAAAATTTTTCCTTAATATAGCTATACAGGGATATAAAAAGAGTTTTTTGAAAAATGAAACTATAACAATTAATTATAACAAACCATATATTGCCATAATAACAAAAGGGTTGATAAAGCAATTTATTTCAAATAAAAATGGAAAGATAAAAGTTCTTTATTTGCTGCAACCAGGGGAAATATTTGGAGAATTTTCCTATTTAGGAGGAGGATTTGATTTAATTGAAGGTCAAGCTATAAAAGATAGTGAAATATCTATTATTTTTGAAGATAAATTAAGTTCTATTCTGGAAACAAATCCTGATATGTATAAATATATTGCTCATAGCATGAGCAGAAAATTTAGAATTGTTACTATGCAGATGAGCGATTTGATTTTCAAAGATTCAATGGGAAGACTGTGCGATTTTCTAATTAGATTATTCTATCAACAAGGCAAGAAGATAAAAAAAGGTTATATAATAGATATTCCTTTAACCCATGAGAATATTGCCAATTTAATAGGATGTGATAGAGTAACGGTTACAAAAGGACTAAATAAGTTAAAAAAAGAAGGTTTAATTGAGATAGATGGAAAAAAGATTATAATAAAAGACCTTCGCTACCTTGAAAATTATGCGGATTCATAACATTTAAGCATGATATAATAAATAACAACCCCGCCTTAAGTGGCGGGGTTACAGACTGTAGACAAACTTTCGTAAAGGAGATATTTTGCATAAGGAACGACTTGTGACAAAGCGGCAACAAAACTTAGCGAGACCAAGGGTGGAGGCAGGGCCGTAGCCACGGATGGCGGAGGCGGGCACTAAGACAAGGATGTCGAATGTGCCCGGTACCCTGCCGGAACCCGAAGATCGAGTTTAGTTTTGTCGCTTTGGAACATCGGAGTGACGATGCAAAATATCTCCTTTGAATATTTTTTAACTTTGTCAACAAACTGCAACCCCGCCTTAAGTGGCGGGGTTAGTAATTTGTGAAACATATAGTTCACTTAACCTTTTCAATTATGGCTTTTACAAAAGCTACCAAATCATTTGGAGTTCTGGAGGTTATTAAATTTCCATCTACAACTACTTCTTCATCTACATACTGGGCTCCTGCATTTATTAAGTCATCTTTTATTGAGAAAAAGCTTGTCACTCTTTTTCCTTTTAAATTGCAAGCGGAAGCCATAATCCAGGGGCCGTGGCAAATAGCCGCTATGGGCTTTTGCAGTTTGTCCATTTCTTTGACAAAATTAATAGTGTCATTACATCTCCTCATGTAATCAGGTGAATAACCTCCAGGGACTATTACTGCATCATAATCTTTGGCTTTTACATCTTTTGAAGCATGGGTGCTTTTCATTGGATATCCATGTTTTCCTGTATATACTTTGTCTTTTTCTGGACCTATTAAATGTACTTCATATCCTTCTTCTTTAAGTCTATAGTATGGATATAGTAGTTCTGGTTCTTCATACATATTCTCAATTAATATAGCAATTTTTTTCATAAGAATTCACCTCTTAGGATTTTTATGGTTAATATTATTGTAACATTTATGGCAACTTATGTCAAGAAATTAAAATTGTGAAGGGAATTCTTTAAGGTAAGACAGGAATTCATTAAATAAAGGGAAGGGGTATTTGTCTTTGTTTCCCACTGTTGTACTTGCCCCAATGCGAAGCTTTCCGGCTTTTAAGTTTGAAATATCTAAAAGAGTACTTTGGGCTTCCTCAACTAAAGAAGATATTCTTTTAGCGTATTCTTTTAAAACTTCTCCTGCATATGTCAACAAAAGTTTTTTGCTCATTCTTTCAAATAATTTTACATTTAGTTCCTGTTCTAATTCAGAGATTGTTTGGCTTATTGAAGGCTGTGTCATATAAAGCTTTTTTGCTGCTTTTGACATGCTGCCACTTTCGCAAACTGTCAAAAAAATTTTCAGTTGCCTTAAATTCATATTAACCACCTCATAAGTTTTCACTTATATGTTGTATAAAATTATATTATTTTACTTATGTCAATGCAAGTTTTAAAATATAACTATGAAAGAGGTGGTCAATGTGTTATTAAAAGAAGGGAAAATAGGGAATATTAAGTTAAAAAATAGGATAATTATGTTGCCTACTGTTACAAATTTATCAAATGAGGGTTTTGTAAGCGAAAGAGAAGTAGAATATTATAAAAGAAGATCAAAAGGTGTCTCATTGGTCATTGTGGGTGCAAGCTATGTAAATAAGCTGGGGAAATTCTTTGTAAATCAAATAGGAATAGATGATGACGACAAAATACAGGGACTTAGAAAATTATCGGAGGTAATTCACCAAAATGGGGCACAAGCTGCTATTCAGCTTGCAATGCACAATCCAAAATACAAGCCATCAGATTTTACAAAACAACAGATACAGGGCTTTGTACAAGATTTTGTAAGTGGAGCAATAAGGGCGAAAAAGGCTGGTTTTGATGCTGTGGAGTTGCACTTTGCCCATGGTTGGTTTGTAAATCAATTTTTATCGCCTGATACAAACAAAAGGACTGACGAATACGGAGGAAATTTTGAAGGAAGGACAAAGTTTGCACTTGATATATTGCGAGGAGTTAAAAAAGCTCTTCCGGATATGACAGTAATTTGCAGGATTAATGGCAGTGATTTTACAGATGGAGGCTTTTCAATCGAAGAGAGTGTAAGATTCGCAAAACTGTTAGAATACCATGGTGCTGATGCTTTAGATATATCGGGAGGTGTGTCTTCCACATCGGAATACCATATCTCTCCTATGGGAATTGGAGATAAGCCTTTAATTGGAATTGCAAAGAGGATAAAGGAAAATATAACTATACCTGTTATAGCGGTTGATAAGCTCGGCAGTGTTTATGATTGGGAAAAAATTTTAGAGGATGGCATAGCTGATTTTATAGGGATAGCTCGTGGTCTCATAGGAGATCCGGATTTGGCAGAAAAGTTGATAAAAGGACAAGAAGAAGATATAAGGTATTGCATTCACTGCAATCAGGCGTGTATTGCATACATTCAAAAAGGACTTTCTGTTTCTTGCATGATTAATCCAGAGGTAGGAAGAGAAAAAGAATTTGAAGTAAAGACCGATAAACCATTAAATATAGCTGTAATTGGCGGCGGGCCAGCAGGCATGTCTGCGGCCAAATATCTCGCAAAAAAAGGCCATAACGTTACTTTGTTTGAAAAAGAAAATAAACTTGGTGGACAACTAAATGTAGCAAAAGTGCCTCCTTATAAACAAGAGATAGGAAAAGTTATTGAATATCTGGAAAATGATTTAAAGAAATACAATGTCAAAGTACATTTAAATAAAAAAATAAGTTTACAGGAAATAAAAGAAATGCCTTATGATAAAATTGTCATTGCTACAGGCTCAAAGCCAGCTAAAATCAATTTGGATGCGGATATAAATCCTTATACGGCTATTGAGGTGTTAGAAGGAAATATTCCAAAAGGAAGAGATATTGCAATAATTGGTGGAGGCCTTACTGGACTTGAAACAGCCGAATACCTTGCTGAAAAAGGGAAAAAAGTGACAGTTTTAGAAATGAAAGAAGAAGTTGGCGAAGGGATATACCCAATGGTTAAAAAACTGATTTTAAATAGATTAAAAGAACTTAAAGTTGATATAATCACAAATGCTTTAATAAAAGAAATATCTGGGGGGAAACTCATGTATACTTCCAAGGACACATATAAAGTAGTCAAAGTGGAGGATGTAGTTTTAGCAGTTGGAAATTTACCTGATACTGAATTTGAGGAACTAAAAAATGAGAACAGATATTATTTCATTGGTGACTGCAAAACTGTTGCTTCTGCAGTAGAAGCGATAAGGGATGGAGCAGAGCTTTCACTCATTATATAGAGGTGATTTAAATGGTTATAAAAGGTGAGTATGTAAATATAAAAGGCAGTAAAATTCATTATTTAGAAATAGATAAAGAGAGTAGCAAAGATACAGTGATATTATTGCATGGCAAAAGATACAATGCTTATGATTGGATAAATTCAGGGATAGCTGAAAATTTATCTAATCAAGGATTTAAGGTGATATGCTTTGAGTTTCCCGGATATGGTTCTTCCGAAGAGTGCGATTTAGAAAAGGAAGAGGTTTTATTAGAATTTGTAAAAAAATTAAATATATCTTCTTTTCACCTTGTAGCTCCCTCTTTTAGTGGGGAGATATCTATAAAATTTGCTCTCAAATATGGCGATATGCTTAAAAGCTTGACAATTGTAGATAGCATAAATGTAGATAAATACAAAGAAAAATTAAATGAAATATATGTAAAAACATTGATTGTATGGGGGAAGAAAGATGAAATTGCACCCTATGAATTTGCGGAAATATTGAAAAATAATATTAAAAACAGTACCTTGTTTGTGTTTGAAAATTTAGGACACACCTGCTATTTTGATGATGCCAAAAAATTCTCTGAGGTGTTGATAAATTTTATAAAGGGCTTAAATTAAGGCTGTCTTTAAGACGGCCGTTTTTTTATGCCTTTAATAGGTTGACAAATATAAAATTTCGTGTATAATGTATACATGATACCCCTAAACATAGGGGGAGTATTTTTAATGGAGGTAGAATCATGAAAGTAGCAAGAATCGATGAAAATATATGCGACAGGTCACCTTTTTGTCCAGCAGCAATGAGCTGCAGATTTAAGGCTTTTAAAGTTACGTTTGGAGGGTCATTTAGGATAAACATAAGCATCGATGAAGAAAAGTGCACAGGGTGTGGTGTTTGTACGAGATATTGTCCTCATGGAGCAATTGAGCTTGTTGAAAAAGAAAAAGCTTCATAAAAATAAGGCACACTTAAGTGCCTTATTTCAGACTGTAGACAAACTCTTTATGATATGTTGGCATTTTGCATAAGTGTAGCGACTTGATAGCCCGGCACTCAACCGAAAATGTTAAAAAAGGAGAATAAGAGAAAAGACCAGCCCGTTCAGTTGAGTGCCGGGAAACTTAGCGAGGCTGAGAGGCGAAAGCGGGGCCGAAGCCAAGGATGGCGGAGGCGGGCACTAAGTCAGGGATGACGAATGTGCCCGGAACCCCGCTTGAGCCCGAGGACGAGCGCTAGTTTAGTCTGCGATATCACCGGAGCAAACGATGCAAAATGCCAACAGAAATAGAACTTTGTCAACAAATTGAAATAATGCACACCTAAGTGACTTATTTTACATTTGCCTTTTCTACTAATTCAATCCTATGCATTGTAGAAGGATGAGAATAAGAAAACCATTCTATAAAAGGCGGCGGAGCTACATCCAATAAACTTTTTTTAGCAAGGTCAATCTGAAGTTTTATTACAGGTTTTTTGTCGTGAAGGTACTCTACAGATAGTAAATCTGCTTGTTTTTCCATCTGCCTTGATATGTAATTTTGTATTGGAGTTGTGTCAAAATTTATAAGTAGTATAAACAAATATATCATCGCTAAAACTGCAGGAGTCATTCTTTTACCATAAGGGAGAAATAGGCTTGAGTGAATTAAAATATTAAGAAAATAAAGGCCTATTACAAGTCCTACTATG
The sequence above is a segment of the Thermoanaerobacter ethanolicus JW 200 genome. Coding sequences within it:
- the rnr gene encoding ribonuclease R translates to MNVKEKLLELMNEEDYKPSKIEEIMKILGIDYSQKSILEKILKEMEKEGLVFKTKRGKYALPERLDLVKGKIEFHSRGYGFLIPEDSNIKDIFIPVSGMNGAMHDDTVLVRVTKRVDGKSEEGEVVKILKRANTTIVGTYEKSKNFGFVVPDNKKIHQDIFIPKGEDKGAKTGMKVVARITKWPEGRRSPEGEIIEILGYKGDPGIDVMSIIREYDIPEIFPKEVLKETEEISTEIPEEEKKRRIDLTNLNFVTIDGEDAKDLDDAVCVQKLSEENYLLYVSIADVSHYVKEGSHLDKEALKRGCSVYFIDRVIPMLPPKLSNGICSLNPQEERLTLTVKMKINSQGEVVDHEIFESIIKSKERMTYTNVYKLLEENDEELKKRYQYLLEDFKLMKELALVLLEKRKRRGSVDFDFPEAKVIVDEKGKPIDIVKVERNIAHRIIEEFMLAANETVAEHMHWLNVPFVYRIHEHPDIEKLIAFNKFIHNLGYHIKGIEGGQIHPKSLQELIRQVRGKSEQRVVETLLLRSLKRARYSPEDIGHYALATQYYTHFTSPIRRYPDLIIHRIIKEYINGKLTKKRQRHYNRILNDIALKSSERERAAEAAEREIEELKKVEYMADRIGNVYKGIISNVTNYGFFVELDNTVEGLVDVASLEDDYYHFDPERYVLIGEKSKKVYSIGKEVYVKVVHVDVDRREIDFVLAEEEKDNLEIGLTEHKS
- the smpB gene encoding SsrA-binding protein SmpB, producing the protein MAKEEIKIIAQNKKAYHDYFIEETYEAGIVLSGTEVKSIRMGKVNLKDSFARVENNEVYLYNMHISPYEKGNIFNKDPLRTRKLLLNRHEINKLIGYVTRKGYTLIPTKLYLKRGLVKVELAVARGKKLYDKREDIARRDAKRELEKHFKEKQLGI
- a CDS encoding DUF969 domain-containing protein — translated: MIKLIGILIIIVGFILKLDTLAVVLIAGIVTGLVAGVPFPKIVEILGKAFVDNRYMSIFIISLPVIGILERYGLRERAAYVIGKIKAATVGKVTALYLVLRTLAAMFGLRIGGHVQFIRPLILPMAEGAAMNRYGEIKSEDHERIKGLEAAVENYGNFFGQNAFVAAGGVLLIVGVLKELNYTVEALDIAKASIPIALIIMVVGTLQFFYYDRKFDQKYGIRTRSKKENR
- a CDS encoding DUF979 domain-containing protein, coding for MLKDSLTEILYIMMGIVSFYSAYATLKEKNHPSKIPTALFWGLLGIIFTFSRIGLLWGNKNIYIPDIYTGYMVIVLTLLSAFRLVKIGKFDESTSEFKEQMSQKIGNLIFVPALALGIVTFIVAQIWTKQLGSLVAFWISTVVAAILALVITKGKVKEMADDGRRLLEVVGPISILPQLLAALGAVFTVAGVGEVIASGIKTIIPQGNILLGVIAYCVGMALFTMIMGNAFAAFAVITAGIGIPFVIAQGGNPVIVAALGMTAGYCGTLMTPMAANFNIVPTAILEMEDKKYGVIKYQVPVAIAMLIIHIVLMYFWAF
- the pcp gene encoding pyroglutamyl-peptidase I, producing the protein MKILVTAFDPFGGENINPSYEVLKNLKDNIEGAEIIKIQVPTVFYLSVEKAIEKIKEVKPDAVLSIGQAGGRYDITVERIAINIDDARIPDNIGQQPIDTPIDPEGAPAYFATIPIKEIVEEIKKENIPASISNTAGTFVCNHLMYGILNYVHNNRLNIKAGFIHIPYLPVQVLNKPYTPSMSLGDMVKAIETAIKVIAKKSR
- a CDS encoding gamma-glutamylcyclotransferase family protein, with product MWGEIITFYDDGSVLPSIDELESYFGDNHEIMYLREKREVFYEDGKKEDVDIYVYKKDIKNEPHIYIATGDWRVFLLNR
- a CDS encoding Crp/Fnr family transcriptional regulator; the protein is MTISSVYNEMFDINRQKDMRKFFLNIAIQGYKKSFLKNETITINYNKPYIAIITKGLIKQFISNKNGKIKVLYLLQPGEIFGEFSYLGGGFDLIEGQAIKDSEISIIFEDKLSSILETNPDMYKYIAHSMSRKFRIVTMQMSDLIFKDSMGRLCDFLIRLFYQQGKKIKKGYIIDIPLTHENIANLIGCDRVTVTKGLNKLKKEGLIEIDGKKIIIKDLRYLENYADS
- a CDS encoding type 1 glutamine amidotransferase domain-containing protein — its product is MKKIAILIENMYEEPELLYPYYRLKEEGYEVHLIGPEKDKVYTGKHGYPMKSTHASKDVKAKDYDAVIVPGGYSPDYMRRCNDTINFVKEMDKLQKPIAAICHGPWIMASACNLKGKRVTSFFSIKDDLINAGAQYVDEEVVVDGNLITSRTPNDLVAFVKAIIEKVK
- a CDS encoding LysR family transcriptional regulator, with amino-acid sequence MNLRQLKIFLTVCESGSMSKAAKKLYMTQPSISQTISELEQELNVKLFERMSKKLLLTYAGEVLKEYAKRISSLVEEAQSTLLDISNLKAGKLRIGASTTVGNKDKYPFPLFNEFLSYLKEFPSQF
- a CDS encoding NAD(P)/FAD-dependent oxidoreductase — translated: MLLKEGKIGNIKLKNRIIMLPTVTNLSNEGFVSEREVEYYKRRSKGVSLVIVGASYVNKLGKFFVNQIGIDDDDKIQGLRKLSEVIHQNGAQAAIQLAMHNPKYKPSDFTKQQIQGFVQDFVSGAIRAKKAGFDAVELHFAHGWFVNQFLSPDTNKRTDEYGGNFEGRTKFALDILRGVKKALPDMTVICRINGSDFTDGGFSIEESVRFAKLLEYHGADALDISGGVSSTSEYHISPMGIGDKPLIGIAKRIKENITIPVIAVDKLGSVYDWEKILEDGIADFIGIARGLIGDPDLAEKLIKGQEEDIRYCIHCNQACIAYIQKGLSVSCMINPEVGREKEFEVKTDKPLNIAVIGGGPAGMSAAKYLAKKGHNVTLFEKENKLGGQLNVAKVPPYKQEIGKVIEYLENDLKKYNVKVHLNKKISLQEIKEMPYDKIVIATGSKPAKINLDADINPYTAIEVLEGNIPKGRDIAIIGGGLTGLETAEYLAEKGKKVTVLEMKEEVGEGIYPMVKKLILNRLKELKVDIITNALIKEISGGKLMYTSKDTYKVVKVEDVVLAVGNLPDTEFEELKNENRYYFIGDCKTVASAVEAIRDGAELSLII
- a CDS encoding alpha/beta fold hydrolase codes for the protein MVIKGEYVNIKGSKIHYLEIDKESSKDTVILLHGKRYNAYDWINSGIAENLSNQGFKVICFEFPGYGSSEECDLEKEEVLLEFVKKLNISSFHLVAPSFSGEISIKFALKYGDMLKSLTIVDSINVDKYKEKLNEIYVKTLIVWGKKDEIAPYEFAEILKNNIKNSTLFVFENLGHTCYFDDAKKFSEVLINFIKGLN
- a CDS encoding ATP-binding protein, whose product is MKVARIDENICDRSPFCPAAMSCRFKAFKVTFGGSFRINISIDEEKCTGCGVCTRYCPHGAIELVEKEKAS